A window of Trueperaceae bacterium genomic DNA:
ACCCCCGCACCCCCGTCGCGCGACGCCGGGACCCCGTGCGAACGCGTTGCGAACGCGGCGTTCCTATCCTCCCTCGGGGTGTGCGCCCACAGGGCGCAGCCCAGAAGGAGGTCATCGCATGCAGGCACGCAGGTTGCTGCGAGGGGGCACGCCGCGCTCCGCCCACCATGATTCACGGACCCTCCGGCGCCGCATCGTCCGTCCGCGAGCGACGTCGGTCATCATGCTGGCCCTCGGATGGCTCTCCGTCGCGTACGCATCGTCCGACGGAGGGACCTTCGCGTTCGAAGGCACCGACTACGGCTACCACGTCGTCGAGGGCACGGAATCGGATCTACCGGACCTGTTCGCCACGTACTACGGTCCGTCGCTGACGCTGCCGTGGGGCATCACGTACGAGGTGCAACAGCACGTCCTCGGGGGGACCCATCAGCTGACGACCATGAAGCAGGAACCCTCCGCCCCGGACATACCTGCCGGTGACCACGTCTTCGTCAAGCCACAGGGCCCGGACGGCACCCTTTGGCTCGGAGGAACGAAGAGTGACGGCGCGTTCGCCGAGGTCAACAGCGGACGGAAACTGGACGCGGACGGAACGTCGATCGTGAACAACGGAACGGACGTCGACCAGTCCAACAAACTCACGCCGGGAACGACGTACGCGTTCCTCTTCGTGTTCGACGTGCTGAATGCGCCCGCCAAACCCGACGACACGTCGCCTCCCGTGTGCACGTTGGCGTCGCCCTCGGACGTCTTCCAGGTCGTCTCCGCCGGCGACGTCGCCCAGATCGGCAACCCATGCGACGCGTCGGGCACCTACGCGGTCACGCAGGACGTCGACTTCGCGGGCGTCACGCACGCGCCGCAGGCGTTCTCCGGCGTCCTGCGGGGGCCCGAGGAGCGGGTCGTGCTCTCGAACCTCGTCGTGACGGACGGGAGCGGGGGCCTGTTCTCCGAGCTGGGGGACGGTGCGGTCGTCGAGAACCTGACGCTTCGGAACGTGACGGTGTCCGCGACGACGACCAGCCCGACCGGCGTCCTCGCGAAACGGGCCAGCGGAGACCTCACCGTGGCGAACGTGCTGCTGGACGGGGTCACGGTGAGCAGCACCGACGACGGCGGGGGTCTCGTCGGACGCCTCGCCGCCGACGGGGACGGCGTGGCGCGCGTCTCGGCCGTGACGGTCTCCGGTTCCTCGGTGTCGGCCGCCAACAACGGTGCGGGGGGCCTCTTCGCGTCGGTCACGACGCCCGGCGGGACCGGAAGCTACGGCGACCTGTCCATCACGGACGTCGTCGTCGATGCCGGCACGACGGTCGCGTCGGGTTCGTTCTCGGCCGGCGGCGTCGCGGGGGAGGTCGAGGCGACCCTGACCCTCGACCGCATTCGGGCGTTTCCGACGGCCGTGACGGCCGGCCACTTCTACGCGGGTGGGCTCGTCGGGTTGTTCGACGCCGCCAGCGGCCGCGGGCGGGTGACGCGGTCGTTCGTGTCGACCAGCGACGTCTCCGGGAACTCGTACGTCGGGGGGTGGTTCGGCGCGGTGCAGGGTCCCCTCCACGTCGCCGACGCCTTCGCGTCCACGACCACGATCGGGCTCTCCAACCAGCACGCCGGGGGCGGCGTCGGGAGCCTCTCCGCCCCGATCTCGTCGTCCGACGTCGCCCTCCGCACCCAGACGATCGCCGGGGGGAATCGCGGACGCGGCGCGAGCATCGGATACGTCGACAAGACGCAAGGGGGGAACGCGTCGGGCGAGGGCGTGGTCCTCGACGATTCCGGCCTGCGCGTCCTCGGGGGAGTGACCGACGGGGGGGATGGCTACACCGACTTCGCGGGCGCCGATTGGCTTCGGTTCGCGTCGCCGTCCGAGACCGACGCCCTCGGCGCGACGTCGCACACCGACGCCGACCTCCGTGCGTTGGCGACCTACCAGGCGGCCGGGTGGGCCATCCAAGCGTCGACGGCGCCGGGGTGCCGAACCCCGTGGGCGATCGAGGACGGCGTCGGGTACCCGTACCTGCAGTTCGACTCGGCCGCCCCCGGGTACGAGCGGGACCTCGACACGTGCGCGGAGGCGGACGCCGGACCGCCGGCGTCCGACGCGCCCGTCGCGACGGGGTTGGTGCTGTCCGACGCGCGCGGAGCGCCTCTGACTTCCTCGCGACGCGCGCACCTGCCGTTCGACGTACGCGTGACGCTGGTCGACGACGACGGCAACCCCGTCGAGAACGCCGACGCGCCGGCCACCGTGACGTTGGACGTGGTGGGGGGCGAGGCCGGCGACCTTCGTTTCGCCACCCGCGAGCCCGCCACGCCGGTCACCGCGACGTTGGCGGCAGGCGCGTCGTCGGTCCTGTTCGAGGACGTCGTGTTCGTCGGGGACGGCGACGGCGTCGCGGAGGTCGCGCTGCGCGCGACCGCGACCGGCGGTCGCGCCGACGGCCTGCGCGGTCGGGACGAGGGTGCGACGTTCACCCCCGTCAAGCTGACGGTGACGCCGGACGCCGACGAACTGCCCGCGGACGGCGTCAGCACGGCGCGCGTCACGATGCGTCTGGCGGACGTGGACGGGTCCGCCGTGGCGGGCGCGAGCGTACGGGTGACGACCGACCTGGGCACCCTGCACGCGACGGCGGACGCCCGCGACGACGGAGCCCCCGAGCGTTCGTACGTGACCGACGCGGACGGGACGGTCACCGCGACCCTGCGCGCCGCCGCGGTGGCGGGCGTCGCGACCGTGACGGCGGACTGTCCCGGGTCGTGCCCGACCACGGCGCGCGTCGCCTTCGTCGGGGCGATCGAGGACGTCGCGCCCGTGCCGGGCGACGGGCGCGGTTGGGTGGTGTTCGACGCCCCGACCGGCGTGTCGGAGGTCGAGATCGAGATCGCGGTGGAGGGCGACGCCCCCCGCGTGTCGACCGTCCCCGCCGGAGCGCCGGTGGCGCTCGGGGACCTGACGAACGGCGTCCCCACGACCGTGCGCGTCCGGGCGGTGTTCGATCCCGACCGGCGCGGCCCGTGGAGCGCACCCACGACGCTGACGCCGAGCGACGACGCGGAGGTCGCGTCGAGCGAACCGACGTTCAACGTGCCCGACGCCCCCGTCGCCCTCACCCCCGACCCCGAGGGCGGCACGGGGACGTTCACCGTCACGATGACCGCCCGGAACGCGTCGGAGACCGCGCTCGAGAACGTCTGGCTGCAGGCCCTCGACGTCCCCGCGGGCGTGGCGATCGTCGCGATCGACGCGACGCAGGGCAGCGTCGAGCG
This region includes:
- a CDS encoding Ig-like domain-containing protein → MLALGWLSVAYASSDGGTFAFEGTDYGYHVVEGTESDLPDLFATYYGPSLTLPWGITYEVQQHVLGGTHQLTTMKQEPSAPDIPAGDHVFVKPQGPDGTLWLGGTKSDGAFAEVNSGRKLDADGTSIVNNGTDVDQSNKLTPGTTYAFLFVFDVLNAPAKPDDTSPPVCTLASPSDVFQVVSAGDVAQIGNPCDASGTYAVTQDVDFAGVTHAPQAFSGVLRGPEERVVLSNLVVTDGSGGLFSELGDGAVVENLTLRNVTVSATTTSPTGVLAKRASGDLTVANVLLDGVTVSSTDDGGGLVGRLAADGDGVARVSAVTVSGSSVSAANNGAGGLFASVTTPGGTGSYGDLSITDVVVDAGTTVASGSFSAGGVAGEVEATLTLDRIRAFPTAVTAGHFYAGGLVGLFDAASGRGRVTRSFVSTSDVSGNSYVGGWFGAVQGPLHVADAFASTTTIGLSNQHAGGGVGSLSAPISSSDVALRTQTIAGGNRGRGASIGYVDKTQGGNASGEGVVLDDSGLRVLGGVTDGGDGYTDFAGADWLRFASPSETDALGATSHTDADLRALATYQAAGWAIQASTAPGCRTPWAIEDGVGYPYLQFDSAAPGYERDLDTCAEADAGPPASDAPVATGLVLSDARGAPLTSSRRAHLPFDVRVTLVDDDGNPVENADAPATVTLDVVGGEAGDLRFATREPATPVTATLAAGASSVLFEDVVFVGDGDGVAEVALRATATGGRADGLRGRDEGATFTPVKLTVTPDADELPADGVSTARVTMRLADVDGSAVAGASVRVTTDLGTLHATADARDDGAPERSYVTDADGTVTATLRAAAVAGVATVTADCPGSCPTTARVAFVGAIEDVAPVPGDGRGWVVFDAPTGVSEVEIEIAVEGDAPRVSTVPAGAPVALGDLTNGVPTTVRVRAVFDPDRRGPWSAPTTLTPSDDAEVASSEPTFNVPDAPVALTPDPEGGTGTFTVTMTARNASETALENVWLQALDVPAGVAIVAIDATQGSVERVRVDGRENWFWRDAHLAPSDDASDDALETLTVTLRVEVN